One window of the Oncorhynchus keta strain PuntledgeMale-10-30-2019 chromosome 31, Oket_V2, whole genome shotgun sequence genome contains the following:
- the LOC127914298 gene encoding C-C chemokine receptor type 4-like — MNTPEATSTDNYYGSYESPCSTGTSLTQGSNYQPILFYLVFTLGLTGNSLVLWVLLKYMKLKTMTDICLLNLALSDLLLSLSLPLWAYHAQGHEFEGDSPCKIMAGAYQVGFYSSILFVTLMSVDRYLAIVHAVAAMRARTLRYGALASIIVWVASISAALPEAIFVAVVRENDENSGTSCQLIYPENTEKTWKLLRNFGENGVGLVLCLPIVVFCYICILTVLQRLRNSKKDRAMKLIFAVVGVFVVSWVPYNVVVFLQTLQMFDIGNSCEASTQLDTAMEVTETIALAHCCVNPVIYAFVGEKFRKCLGTVLSRYPLCKKLGKHAMVSSRGSENETSNTPV; from the coding sequence ATGAACACACCCGAGGCCACCAGCACAGACAATTACTATGGCAGCTATGAAAGCCCTTGTAGCACTGGCACCAGTCTAACCCAAGGGTCCAACTACCAGCCCATTCTCTTCTACCTGGTGTTCACCCTGGGTCTGACAGGCAACAGTCTGGTGCTCTGGGTCCTCCTCAAGTACATGAAACTGAAGACAATGACAGACATCTGTCTGCTGAACCTAGCCCTATCTgacctgctcctctccctctccctgcctctctgggCCTACCACGCCCAGGGTCATGAGTTTGAAGGGGACAGTCCGTGTAAGATCATGGCTGGTGCCTACCAGGTGGGCTTCTACAGCAGCATCCTGTTTGTGACCCTGATGAGTGTGGATCGCTACCTGGCCATCGTTCACGCCGTGGCCGCCATGAGGGCCAGGACGCTGCGCTATGGAGCGCTGGCGAGCATCATCGTCTGGGTAGCGTCCATCAGCGCTGCTCTCCCTGAGGCCATCTTCGTAGCGGTGGTGAGGGAGAATGACGAGAACAGTGGTACAAGTTGCCAGCTGATTTACccagagaacacagagaagaCATGGAAGTTGTTACGGAACTTTGGTGAAAACGGAGTGGGGCTCGTCCTATGTCTGCCCATAGTGGTCTTTTGTTACATCTGTATTCTCACTGTACTACAGAGGTTAAGGAACTCCAAAAAAGACAGGGCCATGAAACTGATATTCGCCGTCGTGGGTGTGTTTGTAGTCTCCTGGGTCCCTTACAACGTTGTGGTTTTCCTCCAGACCCTTCAGATGTTTGACATTGGGAATAGCTGTGAGGCTTCAACACAGCTTGATACAGCTATGGAGGTGACAGAAACCATAGCGCTGGCACACTGCTGTGTCAACCCAGTCATTTATGCTTTTGTAGGAGAGAAATTCAGAAAGTGTTTGGGCACTGTGCTCTCTAGATATCCACTGTGTAAAAAGCTCGGCAAACATGCAATGGTGAGCAGCAGAGGATCAGAAAACGAGACTTCTAACACACCTGTGTGA
- the LOC118364553 gene encoding C-C chemokine receptor type 1-like: MNITGFPVNTTAGGNITTIPFSSVSVENGNSSSYSYENSSSYAYENSSSYAYENSSSYAYENSSSYSYENSSSYAYENSSSYAYGTHFANTFDVTTYDYGDYDDGVCKYKPHGASFLPVLYSLFFILGFLGNVLVLWVILLGVKLRNMTDVCLLNLALADLLLVCTLPFLAHHATDQWVFGDVMCKVVLGAYHIGFYSGIFFITLMSVDRYLAIVHAVYAMRARTRKYGAIAAVVTWLAGFLASFPEALFLKVEKHNEKENCRPVYDDRALVILGLFKMNTLGLLIPLVIMGFCYTQIVRRLLSRPSSKKQAIRLILIVVVVFFCCWTPYNMTSFFKALELSEVYSSCESSKAIRLTLQITEAMAYSHSCLNPILYVFLGQKFRRHLIRLINKVPCRLCQFMKNYLPRDFRASRTGSVYSQTTSVDERSTAV; encoded by the exons ATGAATATCACTGGATTTCCTGTTAACACAACGGCAGG GGGGAACATCACAACCATTCCCTTCAGCTCTGTGAGTGTTGAGAATGGGAATTCATCCAGTTACTCATATGAGAACTCATCCAGTTATGCATATGAGAACTCATCCAGTTATGCATATGAGAACTCATCCAGTTATGCATATGAGAACTCATCCAGTTACTCATATGAGAACTCATCCAGTTATGCATATGAGAACTCATCCAGTTATGCATATGG CACACATTTTGCAAACACATTTGACGTAACCACATACGACTATGGTGACTATGATGATGGCGTTTGCAAGTACAAGCCACACGGAGCCAGCTTCCTGCCAGTGCTGTACTCTCTCTTCTTCATTCTGGGGTTTCTGGGGAACGTTCTGGTCCTGTGGGTCATCCTGCTGGGGGTGAAACTACGCAACATGACCGACGTGTGTCTCCTGAACCTGGCCTTGGCAGACCTGCTCCTAGTCTGCACCTTGCCTTTCCTGGCACACCACGCTACAGATCAGTGGGTGTTTGGTGACGTCATGTGCAAAGTGGTCCTCGGCGCCTACCACATTGGCTTCTACAGTGGCATCTTCTTCATCACCCTGATGAGTGTGGACAGGTACCTGGCCATAGTCCATGCTGTGTACGCCATGAGAGCTAGAACACGGAAGTACGGGGCCATCGCTGCCGTCGTGACCTGGCTGGCTGGATTCCTGGCCTCGTTTCCTGAGGCACTGTTTCTTAAAGTGGAGAAACACAACGAGAAAGAAAATTGTCGCCCTGTCTATGATGACAGGGCTTTGGTAATTTTGGGCCTTTTCAAAATGAACACACTTGGTCTGCTAATCCCCCTCGTCATCATGGGGTTCTGCTACACACAGATAGTGAGAAGGCTGCTCAGTCGCCCATCCTCCAAAAAGCAGGCCATCAGACTCATTCTCATTGTGGTTGTGGTGTTTTTCTGCTGCTGGACTCCGTACAACATGACGTCATTTTTCAAGGCCTTGGAGTTAAGTGAGGTCTACTCAAGCTGTGAGAGTAGCAAAGCCATCAGACTCACTCTACAGATCACAGAGGCCATGGCCTACTCCCATAGCTGCCTGAATCCCATCCTCTATGTGTTTCTGGGGCAGAAGTTTAGAAGGCATCTCATAAGACTGATTAACAAGGTTCCCTGCAGGCTGTGTCAGTTCATGAAGAACTACCTGCCCCGGGACTTCAGAGCCTCGAGGACAGGATCTGTCTACTCACAGACCACCAGCGTGGATGAGAGGTCTACTGCCGTGTGA